TTCCATAGTTACAACCATCATACAAGTAAAAACCAGCAAGCTAACTTTTCTTCTTTGACTCTCTCTGTTTCTGCTGCAGAAAACTTCCGAGCGATTTGCACAGGTAATGAATGCTAACCTTACTCTTCTAGCAGTGTGTGTTAGCTAAAAGAAGGTGCATTGAGATGCTCTTGTTCATAGGTGAGAAAGGTCGGGATAAGTATGGGGTGCGTCTTTACTACAAGGGAAGCACATTCCACAGGATAATACCCCATTTTATGATCCAGGGAGGTGACATCGTGTTCGGCAATGGCAGGGGAATCGACAATATTTATGATGAGCCATTTGCTGATGAGAACTTCAAGCTCAATCACACTGGACCTGGTAAGCACCGCACCTGTCTAACCTGTCCTCTGTCCCGTTGCAGCAAGCATGACGTGCTAACCATCAAGCTTTGTTCTACTGGTTGGTGCAGGACTTCTGTCCATGGCAAATGCTGGCCCCGATACCAATGGATGCCAGTTCTTCATCACCACTGTAAAACTCAAAAGGTACTCGACTTGGTTGAAACTGTTTACATGTATATAGATTCTGCAAGAGTCGGATGATAGCTTTGTTCTCCAGGTTGGATGGAAAGCATGTTGTGTTCGGTGAGGTGTTGTCAGGAATGGACGTGGTGTACAAGATTGAAGCAGTAGG
This DNA window, taken from Musa acuminata AAA Group cultivar baxijiao chromosome BXJ3-7, Cavendish_Baxijiao_AAA, whole genome shotgun sequence, encodes the following:
- the LOC103991095 gene encoding peptidyl-prolyl cis-trans isomerase CYP20-1-like — its product is MASASSRTALLCFLLFFGSITLIQAEELKKVTSKVYFDIEIAGKPVGRIIMGLFGKTVPKTAENFRAICTGEKGRDKYGVRLYYKGSTFHRIIPHFMIQGGDIVFGNGRGIDNIYDEPFADENFKLNHTGPGLLSMANAGPDTNGCQFFITTVKLKRYSTWLDGKHVVFGEVLSGMDVVYKIEAVGQASGVPRSRVVIAESGELPL